GTCGAGGGCTGGTCGAGGGCTGGTTGAGGGCCAGGTCACACGGCGACCACCCCGCCGGGTAATCCGTTCGCCAGCGAAGAGCCGGCTGCCTAGCCTTGAGCGAGTGCGCCGCCTCCCCCTCGACCATCCCGGCGAGGCGGTCCACAGCTCGCCCGGTGCGCTGCTGTGGTGGCTGGCCAAGGGCCAGTGGCGCACGCTGGCCGGCGGGATGGCCTTCGGCATCGTCTGGATGAGCTGCCAGGCGGTCATGCCCGCGGTGATCGGCCGCGCGATCGACCGCGGCGTGGCGGCCAAGGACGGCTCGGCGCTGGTGACCTACGCCGCGGTGATGCTCGCCATCGGGCTGCTCCAGGCCTTCACCGGGATCATGCGGCACCGCTTCGCGGTGACCAACTGGCTGACCACGGCCTACCGCACCGTCCAGCTGGTCACCCGGCAGGCGGTGCACCTGGGCGGCACGCTGCCCCGCAAGGTCTCGACCGGCGAGGTGGCCGCGATCGGCGGCACCGACCTGGCCCACCTCGGCAACGTCATGGACGTCTCGGCCCGCTTCGCGGGCGCGGTGGTCGCCTTCCTGCTGGTCGCCGTCATCCTGCTCACCGCCTCGGTGCCGCTCGGGCTGCTCGTCCTCATCGGCGTGCCGCTGCTCATGGCCCTCATCACGCCGCTGCTCCGGCCACTCAACCGGCGCACCGCCCACCAGCGCCACCTCATGGGCGACCTGGCCAACACCGCGAGCGACATCGTCAGCGGCCTGCGGGTGCTGCGCGGGATCGGCGGCGAGCAGGTCTTCCACGAGCGCTACCGCCGCGAGTCGCAGCGCACGCGCTTCGCCGGCGTCCAGGTCGCGCGGCTGCAGTCGGTGCTCGACGCCCTGCAGGTGTTCCTGCCCGGCGTCTTCGTGGTGGCCGTGGTCTGGCTCGGCGCGCGGTACGCCGTGCAGGGGCGCATCACGCCCGGCGACCTGGTGGCGTTCTACGGCTACTCGGCGTTCCTGCTCATCCCGCTGCGCACGGCGACGGAGTACGCCAACAAGCTCATCCGCGGGCGGGTCGCGGCGGCCCGGGTGTGCCGGGTGCTCGCCCTCGAGCCCGACCACGACGATCCCGCAGACCCGGCCGCGCTGCCCCCGGCCGGCGCCGTGCTCGCCGACGCCCGCAGCGGCCTCGTGGTCCGGCCCGGCCGGCTCACCGTGCTGGTCGCCGACCAGCCCGACGAGGCGGCCGCGCTGGCCGATCGCCTGGGGCTCAGCGCCCCCGAGGTCGACGACGAGGTCACCCTGGGCGGCACCCCGCTGAGCCGGCTGCGCCGGGCCGACGTGCGCAGCCGGATCGTCGTGTCCGACACCGGCTCCGCGCTGTTCTCGGGCCGGCTCGGCGACGTGCTGGCCGCGCCCGGCGCGGACCCGACCGCGGCGCTGCGCACGGCCGCGACCGAGGACATCCTCGAGGCCCTGCCCGACCGCCTCGACACGGTGGTGGCCGAGCGCGGCCGCACCTTCTCCGGCGGCCAGCGCCAGCGGCTGGTGCTGGCCCGCGCGCTGGCCCGCGACCCCGAGGTGCTCGTCCTGGTCGAGCCGACGTCGGCCGTCGACGCGCACACCGAGGCGACGATCGCGGCCCGGCTGCGCGACCACCGCGCCGGACGCACCACCGTCGTGGTCTCCTCCAGCCCGCTGCTGCTCGACGGCGCCGACGAGGTGGCGTTCCTGCAGGACGGCCGGGTGGTGGCCACCGGGACGCACGGCGAGCTGCTGGACCGCGTGCCGGCGTACCGCACAGTGGTGACCCGCGAGAGCGACGACAGCGAGGTGGTCGCGTGAGCGCCGGCACCGCCCTGCCCGTGGCCGACGCCCCGGCGCTCCGCGCGTACGTCCGGGTCCTGGCCCGCCGGCACCCCCGGCTGCTGTACGGCGCGCTGGCCCTGCACGTCGCCGCCGCCCTGACCGCGCTGGCCGCGCCGCGGCTGCTCGGCGACCTGGTCCAGGCCGTCGAGCAGGGCACCACGGTCGGCCACGTGGACCGCGTGGTCGCCGCCCTGGCGGCGTTCCTCGTCGCGCAGACCGTGCTCACCCGCTACGCCCGGCTGACCAGCCAGGTCCTGGGCGAGCAGGTGCTGGCCCAGCTCCGCGAGGACTTCGTCGAGCACACCCTGGCCCTGCCGCTGGGCACGGTCGAGTCGGCCGGCTCCGGCGACCTGCTGACCCGCACCGGCCGCGACGTGGACCAGCTCAACTGGTCGGTGCGCCAGGCCCTGCCGGAGTGGACCATCGCCGTCATCACCGCGGTGGCGACCTTCGTGGCCGCCCTCAGCGTCGGCTGGTGGGTGGCGCTCCCGGTGCTGCTCGGCCTGCCGCCGCTGGTCATCGGGCTGCGGTGGTACCTCGCCCGGGCCAAGGACGGCTACCTGCGCGAGTCCGCGTCGTACTCCCGGATCAACGCGACGCTCACCGAGACCGTCGAGGGCGCCCGCACCGTCGAGGCGCTCGGCCTCGCGCCGGAGCGCGTCCGGGCCGCCGACGACGACGTGCGCGAGTCGTACGCCGCCGAGCGCTACACGCTCTACCTGCGCACGGTCTTCTTCCCCAGCATGGAGCTGTCCTACCTGATCCCGACGGTGGCGACCCTGCTGCTGGGCGGCTACCTCTACACCCAGGGCAGCGTGAGCCTGGGCGAGGTCACGGCCGCGGTGCTCTACGTGCAGATGCTCATCGACCCGGTCGACCGGATCGTGTCGATCCTGGACGAGCTCCAGCTCGGCGCCGCCTCGCTGGCCCGCCTGCTCGGGGTGGCCGAGGTGCCCGACGACCGCCGGGCCACCGGCGCGCAGCCGCGCAGCGAGGAGCTCGAGGCCCGCGACGTGCGCTTCGCCTACGCCGAGGGCGGGCGCGACGTCCTGCACGGCCTGGACCTGGACCTCGAGCCCGGCTCCCGGCTGGCCGTCGTGGGCCCGTCCGGCGCCGGCAAGTCGACGCTGGGCCGGCTGCTGGCCGGCATCCACCCGCCGCGCACCGGCTCGGTCACCGTCGGCGACGTCGCCCTGGTCGACCTGCCCCTGGCCGACCTGCGCGGTCACGTCGCCCTGGTCACCCAGGAGCACCACGTCTTCGTCGGCACCCTGCGCGAGAACCTCGCGCTGGCCGCACCGCCCGGCGCCACCGACGACGACATCCGCTCCGCGCTCGAGGCGGTCGACGCCCTGGAGTGGGTCGACGCGCTCCCCGACGGGCTCGACACCGTCGTCGGCTCCGGCGGCCGGGCCCTCACCGCGCCGCAGGCCCAGCAGGTCGCGCTGGCCCGGCTGGTCCTGGCCGACCCGCACACGCTGGTCCTGGACGAGGCGACCTCGCTCATCG
This genomic window from Nocardioides anomalus contains:
- a CDS encoding ABC transporter ATP-binding protein: MRRLPLDHPGEAVHSSPGALLWWLAKGQWRTLAGGMAFGIVWMSCQAVMPAVIGRAIDRGVAAKDGSALVTYAAVMLAIGLLQAFTGIMRHRFAVTNWLTTAYRTVQLVTRQAVHLGGTLPRKVSTGEVAAIGGTDLAHLGNVMDVSARFAGAVVAFLLVAVILLTASVPLGLLVLIGVPLLMALITPLLRPLNRRTAHQRHLMGDLANTASDIVSGLRVLRGIGGEQVFHERYRRESQRTRFAGVQVARLQSVLDALQVFLPGVFVVAVVWLGARYAVQGRITPGDLVAFYGYSAFLLIPLRTATEYANKLIRGRVAAARVCRVLALEPDHDDPADPAALPPAGAVLADARSGLVVRPGRLTVLVADQPDEAAALADRLGLSAPEVDDEVTLGGTPLSRLRRADVRSRIVVSDTGSALFSGRLGDVLAAPGADPTAALRTAATEDILEALPDRLDTVVAERGRTFSGGQRQRLVLARALARDPEVLVLVEPTSAVDAHTEATIAARLRDHRAGRTTVVVSSSPLLLDGADEVAFLQDGRVVATGTHGELLDRVPAYRTVVTRESDDSEVVA
- a CDS encoding ABC transporter ATP-binding protein; amino-acid sequence: MSAGTALPVADAPALRAYVRVLARRHPRLLYGALALHVAAALTALAAPRLLGDLVQAVEQGTTVGHVDRVVAALAAFLVAQTVLTRYARLTSQVLGEQVLAQLREDFVEHTLALPLGTVESAGSGDLLTRTGRDVDQLNWSVRQALPEWTIAVITAVATFVAALSVGWWVALPVLLGLPPLVIGLRWYLARAKDGYLRESASYSRINATLTETVEGARTVEALGLAPERVRAADDDVRESYAAERYTLYLRTVFFPSMELSYLIPTVATLLLGGYLYTQGSVSLGEVTAAVLYVQMLIDPVDRIVSILDELQLGAASLARLLGVAEVPDDRRATGAQPRSEELEARDVRFAYAEGGRDVLHGLDLDLEPGSRLAVVGPSGAGKSTLGRLLAGIHPPRTGSVTVGDVALVDLPLADLRGHVALVTQEHHVFVGTLRENLALAAPPGATDDDIRSALEAVDALEWVDALPDGLDTVVGSGGRALTAPQAQQVALARLVLADPHTLVLDEATSLIDPRAARHLERSLAAVLEGRTVVAIAHRLFSAHDADRVAVVEDGRISELGPHDELVRAGGSYAALWDSWHGGSRS